One part of the Verrucomicrobiia bacterium genome encodes these proteins:
- a CDS encoding ankyrin repeat domain-containing protein has protein sequence MIKRWISIGRILLAGATLAGAATNDLAGLLQKGLFEEEANHDLNAAARDYQAVVSQFDAERKLAATAVFRLGECYRKQGNTNAANAQYNRIIQEFADQPTLADLSRKQLAVLGQAAQPAATFEQMQAADRQRASTLAESEEVRRIQAMIKDSPDLINAKDFGTGQTPLHKAAQTGQLTVATFLLDNGADVEAKEPPRFGGRTPLHLAASAGHKAVVDLLLSRHANVNATDSGGTTPLHLAAGKGFRSVAEVLLAAGADINARTGTGSTPLHVAAANGFKSLAELLIAHGADINANTSDVRDSADRTVFSGTALDIAAQRGDLSLAELLVTNKANVNAIARDGKTPLDFAAGQGNIQLAKLLLANGADINAKNPNEAFRDWTALDYAVGFDQEEMVELLLKHAADPNATFDDDLQKKWPNSSGNLNVREIRYTPLLLATYAEHTNTVDLLLEAKADPNLKDASGTAPIINAIYAADAAARLSMVQSLLEHGAQTEARDPQGRTPLIVAVWVHDKPCLELLLAHKADVNAKQESAGWTALDYVASGVRWNARPEPRAVSPLTIPSRPASSNFGTIQPGGGEAPASSESTEMAGLAELLLANGADVNSVSKEGKTPLELALEYRADPAIVELLRKHGGVANLPDFSSVRIGRKDSFQPVPILERDTNSLNHFSLLEVIARFYSDSGLPFPTGALGSLPFPDFSKVEVLRPVPGKLAERKEITIDLLTDGVNLDCTKDTGLQFGDVVDLPEREHPLSEQRVGLTSAQQNQLADCLRRKVTFIIKGESHPVTLSGANMSAYLSKALGLPEVQNLLRSSSDLSQVHVKRTEHNGQVKNLTEDVRPFWNGKQPLRNDIWLRNGDTVEVPSQ, from the coding sequence ATGATCAAGAGATGGATTTCAATTGGGAGAATTCTTCTGGCAGGCGCCACATTGGCCGGCGCCGCCACTAATGATCTGGCCGGCTTGCTCCAGAAAGGGTTATTCGAAGAAGAGGCTAATCATGACCTCAATGCCGCCGCCAGAGACTATCAAGCGGTGGTGTCGCAATTCGACGCCGAGCGCAAGCTCGCCGCCACCGCTGTCTTCCGCCTGGGTGAATGCTACCGCAAACAAGGCAATACCAACGCAGCCAATGCGCAGTACAACCGCATCATCCAGGAATTCGCAGACCAGCCCACGCTGGCAGACTTGAGCCGCAAACAACTGGCTGTTTTGGGACAGGCCGCCCAGCCCGCCGCTACCTTTGAACAGATGCAAGCTGCCGACCGGCAACGGGCCTCTACGCTGGCGGAGAGCGAAGAGGTCAGGCGCATCCAGGCGATGATCAAGGACAGCCCGGACCTGATTAATGCCAAGGATTTTGGCACCGGACAGACCCCGCTGCACAAGGCAGCCCAGACCGGCCAACTCACCGTCGCCACCTTCCTTCTGGACAATGGCGCCGATGTGGAAGCAAAGGAACCCCCCCGGTTTGGCGGCCGGACGCCTCTGCATTTGGCCGCTTCGGCCGGGCACAAGGCCGTGGTTGACCTGCTGCTCAGCCGTCACGCGAACGTTAACGCCACCGATTCCGGCGGAACGACTCCATTACACCTGGCTGCGGGCAAGGGCTTTCGCAGTGTGGCCGAAGTCCTGTTGGCTGCGGGGGCTGATATCAACGCAAGGACGGGCACTGGATCGACCCCCTTGCACGTGGCGGCCGCAAATGGCTTCAAATCCCTGGCCGAATTACTGATCGCCCATGGGGCGGACATCAACGCCAACACATCCGATGTGCGCGATTCCGCCGACAGGACAGTATTTAGCGGAACTGCATTGGACATCGCAGCCCAACGCGGCGACCTGTCATTGGCAGAACTGCTCGTCACCAATAAAGCAAATGTCAACGCTATAGCCCGGGACGGCAAGACGCCCCTGGATTTCGCTGCCGGCCAAGGCAATATCCAATTGGCCAAGCTCCTTCTGGCCAACGGGGCTGACATAAACGCCAAAAACCCCAACGAGGCTTTTCGGGATTGGACGGCATTGGACTACGCCGTGGGCTTTGATCAGGAGGAAATGGTTGAGTTGCTCTTGAAACACGCGGCTGATCCAAACGCAACTTTCGACGATGACCTGCAAAAAAAGTGGCCCAATTCCTCCGGTAATTTGAACGTAAGGGAAATACGCTACACACCTTTGCTGCTGGCCACATACGCAGAACATACCAATACGGTCGATCTGCTTTTAGAGGCAAAAGCCGATCCGAACCTCAAGGACGCTTCGGGCACCGCCCCCATCATTAATGCTATCTACGCTGCGGACGCCGCCGCGCGCCTCTCGATGGTGCAGTCGCTGCTCGAACACGGCGCTCAAACTGAGGCTCGCGACCCACAGGGCCGGACTCCATTAATCGTGGCCGTTTGGGTGCATGATAAGCCTTGCCTCGAACTTCTTCTGGCCCACAAAGCCGATGTGAACGCAAAACAAGAAAGCGCCGGATGGACGGCTCTGGATTATGTTGCCAGCGGTGTGCGCTGGAATGCCCGGCCCGAACCGCGCGCGGTCTCCCCATTGACTATTCCTTCCCGCCCTGCAAGTTCTAATTTCGGGACAATCCAGCCTGGCGGTGGGGAAGCCCCGGCGAGTAGCGAAAGCACTGAAATGGCCGGTCTTGCTGAACTGCTCCTGGCCAATGGCGCCGATGTCAACTCGGTTAGTAAGGAGGGCAAGACACCCCTTGAATTGGCGTTGGAGTATCGCGCAGACCCGGCGATTGTCGAACTGCTGCGCAAACACGGCGGGGTCGCAAACTTGCCTGATTTCTCTTCTGTCCGGATTGGCCGCAAGGACTCCTTCCAACCCGTTCCTATATTGGAACGTGATACAAATTCCCTCAATCATTTCTCTTTGCTGGAGGTCATCGCTCGTTTCTATTCCGACTCGGGTCTGCCGTTTCCGACTGGTGCATTGGGAAGCTTGCCGTTCCCAGATTTTTCCAAGGTCGAAGTCTTACGCCCCGTCCCCGGCAAACTCGCCGAGCGAAAGGAAATCACCATCGACCTGCTGACCGACGGCGTGAACCTGGACTGCACAAAGGACACCGGCTTGCAGTTTGGTGATGTTGTGGACCTGCCCGAGCGCGAACACCCTCTCTCCGAGCAACGAGTCGGGCTGACCAGCGCACAACAAAACCAATTGGCCGATTGTCTCCGAAGGAAAGTGACTTTTATCATCAAAGGTGAATCCCATCCAGTCACCCTGAGCGGCGCGAATATGAGCGCCTATCTGTCCAAGGCCCTTGGCTTGCCCGAAGT
- a CDS encoding response regulator transcription factor has protein sequence MERILVVEDELPMRTALEDVLQNAGYRVLTAADGEMGLQRAVAEKPDLLLLDIMMPRLDGYAVCAELRRLANPVPILMLTAKGQVEDRVMGLDVGADDYLVKPFSTDELLARVRALLRRARRPAQAPATLNLGDVQIDLVRQTARRGRKPVHLTAKEFAMLRLMAETPGEPVSRERFLDLVWGYTAFPTTRTVDNHIAALRSQIEANPEQPRWIKTVHGVGYKLDMEITKQ, from the coding sequence ATGGAACGGATATTAGTCGTCGAAGATGAGCTGCCGATGCGCACGGCCCTTGAAGACGTGCTGCAAAACGCCGGCTATCGCGTGCTCACGGCTGCCGATGGCGAAATGGGTCTCCAGCGAGCCGTGGCCGAAAAGCCTGATCTGCTCCTGCTCGATATCATGATGCCCCGGCTCGACGGCTACGCCGTTTGCGCCGAGTTGCGGCGCCTCGCCAATCCCGTTCCTATCCTCATGCTTACCGCCAAAGGCCAGGTCGAAGACCGCGTCATGGGCCTCGATGTCGGGGCCGATGATTATCTGGTCAAACCCTTCAGCACCGATGAACTGCTGGCGCGCGTCCGGGCCCTGCTCCGGCGCGCCCGGCGTCCGGCCCAAGCCCCAGCCACGCTCAACCTGGGCGATGTCCAGATAGACCTGGTCCGCCAAACCGCGCGGCGGGGACGCAAGCCCGTTCACCTGACGGCCAAAGAATTTGCCATGCTGCGGTTGATGGCTGAAACACCCGGCGAACCGGTCTCGCGCGAGCGGTTCCTGGACCTTGTCTGGGGCTATACGGCTTTCCCAACCACGCGCACGGTGGATAACCACATCGCCGCGTTGCGTAGCCAAATCGAGGCCAACCCCGAGCAGCCGCGCTGGATCAAAACCGTTCATGGGGTGGGCTACAAGCTCGACATGGAAATTACAAAACAATGA